The nucleotide window ATGCAGATTAACAAGAGATACATCTAAAATCACTAATAGCAACAAGTTAAAAGTAGAAAGATGGACAAAGGTatatcaggaaaatgaaaatcaaaagaaagctatatGACAAtgttaatatcagaaaaaattaaaatcaaggcAAACTACATTAAATAGGGATAAGGATGATTTCGGTTAACCTTCCAACGCATGACTATAAGTTTGTTTCTTACTCTCCTTATCTCATCTATTTCATTCACTTCTCTAAACATATCTTCCTTGCTTAAATGCCTGttgtgtatatcttctttaaattCCTGGAGAGACTGAATCAGCCTCTCTCTAAAAGttccttctgttttttcctcctcctttggctcttcttcctcctctggctTTTCCTCAGGCTTTGGCTCTTCCTCAAGCTTTGGTTCACTctcattttctggttttccttcaattttttgaCAGGGCTTCATCTTgtgagtttctctttcttccttctttcctttcctcttcctttctttttttctgctttattcctCTTTGAATACAATTACTTCTAGAAAGCAAGGTGACCGTTAAGTCAAAGGCTTGGTGAATGAACCAGTGCTCTAGACAGAAGTCTCAGCATTTACTTTCTTCTATTCAGAGCTATCATTAAATATCTTCCACTTGGGAGACTTAATTAGCAATCAGAGCTTCCCTGAGCCTGAGGTTCTAACCTCCACGTTCCACCTCCttacctctctctcctccctccctccagcccttttCAAGGCCCTCCCCAACAATTTCTTCGCATAAGGCAAAACGCAAAATCCTCCTAGAACGGAATGGGTAGGGAGAACAGGCgtggggggatggggatggggatggggtgggggtggggtagaacAGTGGAGCCCACAACCTCTGTCCCACCCTCGCCCCACTCCACCTCAGGGGTCTTTAAAATATTCCCCTCACCTACCTGTACTGATCCGACCGgtttcttcctccccttttctaGCCTTGTGTAGTGCTCGGAACGACAGACCTGCAGACCTGCGGACAAACGGGAAACGCTAGGGGAAGAGCGAGGGTTggagaaaggtggggggggggagggtgggggaggggcgagcGCTTGGTGGGCCCACCCGCACCTCGTACCTTTTTCCTCATTAAGGTATTTGGTTATGAAAACTTCCCCactttctgtttctcccacttCTCTCCTCGCCCCACAGTGCAAGTTAGCTCGAATTTCCCATCAGACAAGGAGTAGGAAAAACAGATTATTTCCAAACTATCTTTAAGACTGAGGCGCGGGTTGGCGGGGGAGGGTAGGTCTTGGGAAAGCGGTCTGAAGTGGTAGaggatgattattttttaaacaatcacaGGTCTCCTTGTCCTTCTCCCGGGACTCCTAGTCCCTTTCCCAAGGGTCATCATTCCCTGCAGACTTGGAGGAGGGCGGTGGAGGGATGGTTTTGACCTGGGCTCTCTCACAAGTTTCTGCCCTAGGCCACTCCCACCCTAGAAATCCCCAAGCAGTACCTATTTTGACACCAACCTGCAAAATTCCGAGAAGTTGGCTCCTCTTTTCCCTGGCGTCAGGCTCCACCGTCTGCACTGCTAAAGGAAACCTGGTACCCAGACGGGAACAAGGACCAGACTAGCAGGACTTCTGCACACGTCGACTCCTGGTCACGTGAATTGTACGTCACCAGTGAGCTCCGGTCCCCAATCTCCACTCCCACCAAAAGCGCGGCAGAAGTGGGCCCGCCTATACCCGCCCCCCCAATACATCTGGCTTGTCATTCTTTGTTATTGTTGCCTATCCCGGAGGGCAAAATATTATTCGTCTTTCTGTGACTACTAGGGAGGGgctgcatcttttttttctggagctactaaacttttctatttcttttaagaattgtCACTTCGGTGCCTTCAGCTCACAGGACAGAACTCCTACATCCATCGCCCCTCCCCTAGACTCCATTTCATCTGCAGTCTGGTTCCTGGCTCTTGTGGAACAGGGTC belongs to Lutra lutra chromosome X, mLutLut1.2, whole genome shotgun sequence and includes:
- the TCEAL9 gene encoding transcription elongation factor A protein-like 9; this encodes MKPCQKIEGKPENESEPKLEEEPKPEEKPEEEEEPKEEEKTEGTFRERLIQSLQEFKEDIHNRHLSKEDMFREVNEIDEIRRVRNKLIVMRWKVNRNHPYPYLM